The genome window ATTTTCTCTAAATCATCTAATTTTTTCCAGTCTTCTGCATCTTTACTTAGATCTATATTGGCTGGGTCCCAGAAAAGTTTCTTCCCTAGCTGATATAATTTCATTGGGAAGAGTGACCAATTTAAGCCTCCAGATCTTATGGACTTAAAATACTCGTGTTTATATTCTTCAAAACTCATGCCCATAATTAACTATAAATGATTTGTTTATATTTAAATTTTGCCTTAGATACGATAAAATAAAGTTTTAGTTAAAGCATTAAATGAAAAAGATTCCTTAATTTATTTTATTCCACCTTTTATACTCTCTCCAGAATCTAACACGAAAACTTGTCCAGTGAGAGATTCTATCTTAAGAATTGCAGCAGTGAACTCAGCTACTTCTTCTGGGTCGAGAATTTTACCCATTAATGTGAATTTTTCACCAAATTCCTTTTCACTCATCCCTAACACTTGAAACATACTTTCACCGAGTTTTGTTTTTACAAATCCTGGAGCTATGGCATTAACTCTTATTTTAGGAGCTAGTTCTAAAGCTAAATACTTTGTTAACGCAATTACTGCAGCTTTCATAGCGCCATATATTGATAATCCGTAGGCTGGTGAGATTCCAGCAACTGATGCAACGTTGACAATAGCTCCTCCATCTCTCATTTCCTTTGCGAAACTTTGAGAGCAGTAAACTACAGATTTAAAGTCTGTTGAAATATGCTTTTCCAGAAGTTTATCATCTACGTTTAAAAAGGGAGAGTATAGTCCTAAGCCAGCATTATTTATCAATATGTCAGCTACTCTATACCTATCGATGGTCGCTTTAAGTAAAGTTTCACATCCCTCCCTAGTGGAGACATCAGCTAGGATTCCAATAGCTTCTCCTCCATTCTCCTTAATGATCTTTACCGTTTCATTCATCTCCTCAACTCTCTTTTTAGCGTTCACTACAATTAAACTACCCTCACTCGCTAATCTCACAGCAATAGCCCTACCAATACCTCTACCGGAACCCGTTACTACAACAACCCTATTCTTTAGAGAGTACATGAATGATAATAAAATTTTTAGCAATAAAAAACTTTCTAATTCCACCTCACTATTGCCCTTATATGTATTCCTTTCTTTAAATTCTCATAAGCCTCATTTATCTTGTCTGGAGTATAAATATGCGAAACTAACTTCTTAATGTCAATTTTCCCGGAAGATGTTAAGCTCACCAGTTCGGGTAAGTCAATTCTGGGTCTATAGCCTAAACTCCCTATAATGGTTATGCCTCTGGAGACAAACAATGTTACGGGGATTTGTGCCAATGTAGAGAATCCTCCTAGTCCAGTAACAACTATAGTTCCACCGGCTTTAACTATTTCCAATGATAATTTCAGATCTGGATAAGGTTTTGTCTCATACACTATGTCAGCACCATCTTCCAAAACTTCTAGAACTTTCGCTCTCGCATCGCTTTCATTAGCGTTAATAGTGTGAGTTGCACCTAACTCTTTAGCCTTCTTTAATTTGTTCTCATCTATGTCAACTGCAATGATCGGATTTAATCCAATTGCGTTGGCCAATTGTATTGCTGAAGAACCTACACCACCAGACCCCACTATAACAATACTCTTACCTGAAGTGGCATTCGCGCTCTTTAATGCGTTATAAGCAGTACCATATGCGCATGCTAGTGGTGAAGAATAATATGGATCAAGATTTTTGGCTAGAGGAATTACTGCTATCTCCGGGACAGTTAAATATTCGGCATGGCCACCATTAATACCAATTAGGCCTACTAGCCTTTTCGCATTTTCTTTACAATAATTCTCCTTACCACTTGCACAATATCTACATATACCACATGGCACAATCCAAGAAACTAGAACTGGATCTCCCTCCTTTAGTCCATATGGGTTCTTAACGTTACTACCTATCTTCTCCACCCATCCGGCTATTTCATGACCAATTATAAATTCGTTGGGAAGTGGTCCCACCAGTTCACCACTTAATAGATGCAAATCACTATGGCATATTCCAGTTGACGCTACTTTCACTAAGATTTCCCCTTCTTTTGGAGTAGGATTAGGAACTTCTTTTATTTCTAATGGTAATCCATACCCCTTATATACTGCAGCCTTCATTATCTCTTTCTATGCTTTAATACAATTAATCTCTTCATTTATAATAGTTGGCTTTTTATTCGATACTCCGCTATTAAAATATAAACTCGTCTAATGATATAGGAAACAATTTTAATGTGAAATTTTACACTGCATCAAAGTGTATGTAACATATCATACAAGCAAAACAGTCAACTTTTAATGGTAGTAGCCTCTACTATTTTCAAACAATTTATCTAAATTGATAGTCGAGTCAGAATTCAATCTAGCTTTTCATGAGAAATTAACAAGATTACCTTAGATCTTTCTCTTAATTCTTTCCAATCTTACTTCTTCATCAAGTCTTTTCATATTTTTCTCAATCTTTCTCCTTAAAGAAAATTTAATAAAAGAGGAGAATCTGCCTTCATATTCTAATATTACGCCTATCTCACCCTTTTTAAACAAGTTAAATTCCAAAACTCCACCTTCTCCTTTTTGTGTTCCCACACTATAAAACTTATAAGATACCTTGTTATCCCCTATATAGACAGTACCGTGTAAAATTAATGATGTGACTCCTAACGATATCAAGGTATCATATTCGTTACCCTTAACAGTACAGTTACTGTTTCAGCTCCTAATATCTTGTATAACGTAAAAATAGGATCAGAGAGAATTTTTACTAGCGCTTGTGTATCATGTTGCGTAAGGAATGTGAGTTCCATAGATTAATTTTCCTATTTATTCTTTTTATGCTTTTCTATTGCTAAATCAAAAAGAAGAAGAAAAAGATTAACTTAAGATCCTTTTAACTAAGTTCTCAGCTTCCTTGAAATTATAGCTCCTGAATAGTTCTATTTTGCTAGCCTCCATCGAACCTTCAGCGTGTATCATACCAGTAAGTAAATATC of Sulfolobus sp. E5-1-F contains these proteins:
- a CDS encoding SDR family oxidoreductase, which translates into the protein MYSLKNRVVVVTGSGRGIGRAIAVRLASEGSLIVVNAKKRVEEMNETVKIIKENGGEAIGILADVSTREGCETLLKATIDRYRVADILINNAGLGLYSPFLNVDDKLLEKHISTDFKSVVYCSQSFAKEMRDGGAIVNVASVAGISPAYGLSIYGAMKAAVIALTKYLALELAPKIRVNAIAPGFVKTKLGESMFQVLGMSEKEFGEKFTLMGKILDPEEVAEFTAAILKIESLTGQVFVLDSGESIKGGIK
- a CDS encoding alcohol dehydrogenase catalytic domain-containing protein, with the translated sequence MKAAVYKGYGLPLEIKEVPNPTPKEGEILVKVASTGICHSDLHLLSGELVGPLPNEFIIGHEIAGWVEKIGSNVKNPYGLKEGDPVLVSWIVPCGICRYCASGKENYCKENAKRLVGLIGINGGHAEYLTVPEIAVIPLAKNLDPYYSSPLACAYGTAYNALKSANATSGKSIVIVGSGGVGSSAIQLANAIGLNPIIAVDIDENKLKKAKELGATHTINANESDARAKVLEVLEDGADIVYETKPYPDLKLSLEIVKAGGTIVVTGLGGFSTLAQIPVTLFVSRGITIIGSLGYRPRIDLPELVSLTSSGKIDIKKLVSHIYTPDKINEAYENLKKGIHIRAIVRWN